One window of Akkermansia biwaensis genomic DNA carries:
- a CDS encoding alpha-L-fucosidase, whose translation MPALLGVCVLAAGMGTAGAKERVAPLLPVPSAAQLAWHDMEMYAFVHFTINTFTGKEWGYGDEKPELFNPSDFDADDLVRTLADAGFKGVVLTCKHHDGFCLWPTKTTRHSVASSPWKNGKGDVVKDVSRACKKYGLKFGVYLSPWDRNASSYGTPEYIGMYRRQLKELATGYGPLFLAWFDGANGGDGYYGGAREKRSIDRSTYYRWKTTWSELKKLQPNAVIFSDVGPDVRWVGNESGYAGYPCWATYTPVPLQAGTEPAPGTVRYQLGVEGTVDGKYWIPAEVDVSIRPGWFWHDHENARVRTPENLLELYFNSVGRGANLNLNVPPDRSGRIHEEDKKSLAGFRALLNELYSRNFAEGAEASASSTLNGYGARHVLDRKRTTYWIASKGDRNPSLTLKLPDSATFDVIRLAEPIQLGQRVRKFRVEVCENGRFVPWAEGSSIGARVMLKGRPVTTDEVRVVLEGFKAVPALCEVSLWKYPGFLNAPSVSYDRDGRVTLTAAAGAVIRYTMDGTEPGPQSPVYEKPFVLSGGGTVKAASEGNGRKSSVTARVVPVPSRDWKVIGGERAASAPELAFDGDSGTLWHTHAPQGEIAPPQALDIDMGRAVNVAAVLYAPRADSAKGTIDQYAVYFSEDGREWGAPAAEGEFSNIRANPVLQRIDLKTPVKARYLRFVGRRVLEGSHVVIAELGVLEK comes from the coding sequence GTGCCGGCGCTGCTGGGAGTGTGCGTGCTGGCGGCCGGCATGGGAACCGCCGGGGCGAAGGAGAGGGTGGCACCGTTGCTTCCCGTTCCCTCCGCGGCACAGCTGGCCTGGCATGACATGGAGATGTACGCCTTCGTTCATTTCACGATCAATACGTTTACCGGGAAGGAATGGGGCTATGGAGACGAAAAACCGGAACTTTTCAACCCCTCCGATTTTGATGCGGACGACCTTGTCAGGACACTGGCGGATGCCGGATTCAAGGGGGTGGTGCTGACCTGCAAGCACCACGACGGGTTTTGCCTGTGGCCCACGAAGACCACCCGACACAGCGTGGCTTCCTCCCCGTGGAAAAACGGAAAGGGGGATGTTGTGAAAGACGTCTCGCGCGCGTGCAAAAAATACGGCCTCAAGTTCGGAGTTTACCTGTCTCCCTGGGACCGCAACGCCTCCTCCTACGGCACGCCGGAATATATCGGGATGTACCGCAGGCAGTTGAAGGAACTGGCGACAGGCTACGGCCCCCTTTTTCTCGCCTGGTTTGACGGAGCGAACGGCGGCGACGGTTATTACGGCGGTGCGCGGGAAAAGAGGTCTATTGACAGAAGCACTTATTATCGGTGGAAAACGACGTGGAGCGAGTTGAAGAAGCTCCAGCCGAACGCCGTCATTTTTTCCGATGTGGGGCCTGATGTCCGGTGGGTGGGGAATGAGAGCGGCTATGCGGGTTATCCGTGCTGGGCCACTTATACGCCCGTACCCTTGCAGGCCGGAACGGAACCTGCCCCCGGCACGGTCCGCTACCAGCTGGGCGTGGAAGGCACCGTGGACGGGAAGTACTGGATTCCCGCGGAAGTGGACGTTTCCATTCGTCCGGGCTGGTTCTGGCATGATCACGAGAATGCACGTGTACGGACGCCGGAGAATCTTCTGGAATTGTATTTCAACAGCGTAGGGAGAGGGGCGAACCTGAATTTGAATGTGCCGCCGGACCGGAGCGGGCGCATCCATGAAGAAGATAAAAAATCCTTGGCGGGATTTCGTGCGTTGCTGAACGAACTTTATTCCCGCAATTTTGCCGAAGGAGCGGAGGCGAGCGCTTCCTCCACCCTGAACGGGTACGGGGCGCGGCATGTGCTCGACCGGAAGCGCACCACATACTGGATCGCCTCCAAGGGAGACAGGAACCCCTCCCTCACCCTGAAATTGCCCGATTCCGCGACGTTTGACGTCATCCGCCTGGCGGAGCCCATCCAGCTTGGGCAGAGAGTGCGCAAGTTCCGTGTGGAAGTGTGCGAAAATGGGCGGTTCGTCCCATGGGCGGAGGGTTCCAGCATCGGGGCCAGGGTGATGCTGAAAGGGAGGCCCGTGACAACGGATGAAGTGCGCGTGGTGCTGGAAGGGTTCAAGGCCGTTCCGGCGCTTTGCGAGGTTTCGTTGTGGAAATACCCCGGTTTTCTGAATGCTCCCTCCGTCAGCTACGACCGCGACGGCCGGGTAACGCTGACGGCTGCGGCGGGAGCCGTTATCCGGTACACGATGGACGGAACGGAACCGGGACCGCAGTCACCCGTTTATGAAAAGCCGTTTGTCCTTTCCGGCGGTGGAACCGTGAAGGCGGCGAGCGAGGGGAATGGCAGGAAGTCTTCCGTCACGGCGCGGGTGGTTCCGGTACCTTCGCGGGACTGGAAAGTGATCGGCGGAGAGAGGGCTGCCTCCGCGCCGGAACTGGCTTTTGACGGTGATTCCGGTACCTTGTGGCACACGCATGCCCCGCAGGGAGAGATTGCTCCGCCCCAGGCGCTTGATATCGACATGGGCCGCGCGGTGAATGTGGCGGCCGTGCTGTACGCTCCGCGCGCGGATTCCGCCAAAGGTACGATTGACCAATACGCCGTTTATTTCAGTGAGGACGGCAGGGAATGGGGGGCTCCCGCGGCGGAGGGAGAGTTTTCCAATATCCGGGCCAATCCCGTCCTCCAGAGAATTGATTTGAAAACTCCCGTGAAAGCCCGCTACCTGCGTTTTGTAGGCAGGCGTGTGCTGGAAGGAAGTCATGTCGTCATTGCTGAACTGGGCGTTTTGGAAAAATAG
- a CDS encoding deoxyribonuclease IV yields the protein MLHVGCHLSSAKGYEAMGKVALSIGANTFQFFTRNPRGSKAKAIDEQDISRFLKLAGDNGFGILLAHAPYTLNPCSADPKVTRFAAQVLQEDLALMEYLPGSLYNFHPGSHVGQGVEKGIELVAAQLNDVLSSGQTTTVLLETMSGKGSEIGKTFEELAAIIERVELKEKLGVCLDTCHVYSAGYDLVNRLDGVLEHFDSVLGLERLRAIHLNDSMTPFASFKDRHETIGKGSLGEQAFINLINHPVLRELPFFLETPRDDAGHGQEIAWLKEHYRA from the coding sequence ATGTTACACGTCGGATGCCATCTTTCCTCCGCAAAAGGGTACGAAGCCATGGGCAAGGTAGCCCTCTCCATCGGCGCCAACACCTTCCAGTTCTTTACCCGCAACCCGCGCGGCAGCAAGGCTAAAGCCATTGACGAGCAGGATATCTCCCGCTTTCTGAAGCTCGCCGGGGACAACGGATTCGGCATTCTGCTGGCGCACGCCCCCTACACGCTCAATCCCTGTTCTGCAGACCCCAAGGTAACCCGCTTTGCGGCCCAGGTCCTTCAGGAGGACCTGGCGCTGATGGAATATTTGCCGGGCAGCCTGTACAACTTCCATCCGGGCAGCCATGTAGGCCAGGGAGTGGAAAAAGGCATTGAACTGGTGGCGGCGCAACTGAATGACGTGCTCTCATCCGGACAGACCACGACCGTGCTGTTGGAAACCATGTCCGGAAAGGGCAGTGAAATCGGAAAAACCTTTGAGGAACTGGCCGCCATCATCGAACGGGTGGAACTGAAGGAAAAACTGGGCGTCTGCCTGGACACGTGCCACGTCTATTCCGCGGGCTACGACCTTGTCAACCGCCTGGACGGCGTGCTGGAACACTTTGATTCCGTGCTGGGCCTGGAACGCCTGCGCGCCATCCACCTGAACGACAGCATGACGCCGTTCGCCTCCTTCAAGGACCGCCATGAAACCATCGGCAAAGGTTCGCTGGGTGAACAGGCCTTCATCAACCTCATCAATCATCCGGTCCTGCGGGAATTGCCCTTCTTTCTGGAAACGCCCCGGGACGATGCCGGGCACGGCCAGGAAATAGCCTGGCTGAAAGAACATTACCGCGCCTGA
- the eno gene encoding phosphopyruvate hydratase, with the protein MKEMRIAKITGREILDSRGNPTIEADVYLEGGATGTAAVPSGASTGEHEAWELRDGDPARYQGKGVTKAVNNIRNIIAPALIGLEATEQTTADALMRSLDGTFNKSKLGANAILGVSLALAKAAAEQLQQPLYRYLGGPNAKVLPVPMMNIINGGAHSDAPIDFQEFMIVPSGAPTFREALRYGAEVFHALKSVLHGRGLSTAVGDEGGFAPNLDSAEDALDCIAQAVEKAGYRFGEDIAIALDVASSEFYDPESGLYVFKKSDGSRRTAEELTDYYVELKKKYPIVSIEDGCAENDWDGWKILTDKLGKNTQLVGDDLFVTNVEFLRKGIRLGVGNSILVKVNQIGSLTETLDAVELAMGSRYTAVISHRSGETEDATIADIAVGTNAGQIKTGSLSRSDRMAKYNRLLRIEEELGESARYGNGFGLF; encoded by the coding sequence ATGAAAGAAATGCGCATCGCAAAAATAACAGGGCGTGAAATCCTGGATTCACGCGGCAACCCCACCATTGAGGCGGACGTGTACCTGGAAGGCGGAGCCACAGGCACTGCGGCCGTCCCCAGCGGAGCCTCCACGGGCGAACATGAAGCCTGGGAGCTGCGCGACGGAGACCCGGCCCGCTACCAGGGCAAGGGCGTCACCAAGGCCGTAAACAACATCCGCAACATCATCGCGCCCGCCCTCATCGGCCTGGAAGCGACGGAACAAACCACGGCGGACGCGCTCATGCGCTCCCTGGACGGCACGTTCAACAAGTCCAAACTGGGCGCCAACGCCATTCTGGGCGTTTCCCTGGCCCTGGCCAAGGCCGCTGCCGAGCAGCTCCAGCAACCCCTGTACCGGTACCTGGGCGGCCCCAACGCAAAAGTGCTCCCCGTACCGATGATGAACATCATCAACGGCGGCGCCCACTCCGACGCCCCCATCGACTTCCAGGAGTTCATGATCGTTCCGTCCGGAGCGCCCACCTTCCGGGAAGCGCTGCGCTACGGCGCGGAAGTATTTCATGCGCTCAAATCCGTTCTTCACGGTCGCGGACTGTCCACCGCCGTGGGGGATGAAGGCGGTTTTGCCCCCAATCTTGATTCCGCTGAAGACGCCCTGGACTGCATCGCCCAGGCCGTGGAAAAGGCAGGTTACCGCTTCGGGGAAGACATTGCGATTGCCCTGGATGTAGCCTCCTCCGAATTCTACGATCCCGAATCCGGCCTGTACGTCTTCAAAAAGTCCGACGGAAGCCGCCGCACGGCGGAAGAACTGACGGACTACTACGTGGAACTGAAAAAGAAATATCCCATCGTCTCCATTGAAGACGGCTGCGCGGAAAACGACTGGGACGGCTGGAAAATCCTGACGGACAAGCTGGGCAAAAACACCCAGCTCGTCGGGGACGACCTCTTTGTCACCAATGTGGAATTCCTGCGCAAGGGCATCCGCCTGGGCGTAGGCAACTCCATTCTTGTAAAAGTCAACCAGATCGGCTCCCTCACGGAAACGCTGGATGCCGTGGAACTGGCCATGGGCAGCCGCTATACGGCCGTCATTTCCCACCGTTCCGGAGAAACGGAAGACGCCACGATCGCGGACATTGCCGTAGGCACCAACGCCGGGCAGATTAAAACCGGCTCCCTGAGCCGTTCCGACCGCATGGCGAAATACAACCGTCTTCTCCGCATTGAAGAGGAACTGGGGGAATCCGCCCGCTACGGCAACGGATTCGGTCTCTTCTAA
- a CDS encoding SWIM zinc finger family protein, giving the protein MNDESGQWKRADLRERAEAKAAELAAEGVELHPVAASGRNLARNFWGREWMKSLGACEVYGMRLAPGRTYLRYSCVLDMKVSPGRIDALVMGEHLYEASVEAATPDEESLERLRAQCAGHIGSWIDLLKGNLSPELLRILCDPESGLFPRPEEWRFSCSCPDWADLCKHAAAVLYAFGVMLDDQPELLFMLRGIDASILIPDAPEPASGREDALDRDAGSLSDMFGIRLD; this is encoded by the coding sequence ATGAATGATGAATCCGGACAATGGAAACGGGCGGATTTGCGAGAACGCGCGGAGGCGAAAGCGGCGGAATTGGCCGCGGAAGGAGTGGAATTGCACCCCGTGGCGGCTTCCGGACGGAATCTGGCAAGGAACTTCTGGGGCCGGGAATGGATGAAGAGCCTGGGAGCCTGCGAGGTGTACGGCATGCGGCTGGCTCCCGGAAGAACGTATTTGCGCTATAGCTGCGTTCTGGACATGAAGGTGTCCCCCGGCCGGATAGACGCCCTGGTGATGGGGGAGCATTTGTATGAGGCAAGCGTGGAGGCGGCGACTCCGGACGAGGAATCGCTGGAGCGGCTCCGTGCGCAGTGCGCCGGACATATCGGGTCCTGGATTGATTTGCTGAAAGGGAATTTATCCCCGGAGCTGCTGCGTATTTTGTGCGACCCTGAAAGCGGCCTTTTTCCCAGGCCGGAAGAGTGGCGCTTTTCCTGTTCCTGCCCGGACTGGGCGGATTTGTGCAAGCATGCGGCGGCGGTCTTGTACGCGTTCGGCGTGATGCTGGACGATCAGCCGGAACTGTTGTTTATGTTGCGGGGAATTGACGCGTCCATTCTGATTCCGGATGCTCCGGAACCGGCTTCCGGCAGAGAAGACGCCCTGGACAGGGATGCAGGCTCCCTGTCCGACATGTTCGGGATTCGGCTGGATTGA
- a CDS encoding GYF domain-containing protein, producing MENQAIYYYLSPEGANVGPLTLTQLKNLHQDGTITDSTYVISTIEKKWITFAELPAPIPADVSASVPKPAQAVAAPAPADPVQPLRKGFTHRLERLIQFNSEVGAWLAKVITFGKFNPENSASFEHALIKMGMLQVYFVWLSTVILCVTIGLIVNPAFAWVGIFIGIFLGFFFQYICYLFTETNIKLLTSVKIPLASMLFPRLMAIASLFLIIPCIIGMFTEPVYIPLFLAVGFTCYLTAWLCLRSNRFFTCIWKKAEAQHEPIAFFRFFIRLFGITAHLSAPILLAGAILTTVISSISLSTATQNNDARNTSPVATSYYNGPSPYGGMRTRNYSPSYMDSLPNTGKTPEAFGLVTILSIVFLCFPVITYFGVCVLSLIPYILDSFKKMPKRKGKEPDYDDDELQESKSCQIR from the coding sequence ATGGAAAACCAAGCCATTTACTATTACCTTTCTCCCGAAGGCGCAAACGTCGGCCCCCTGACTTTGACCCAACTGAAAAACCTTCACCAAGACGGAACCATTACAGACAGCACTTACGTTATTTCCACCATTGAAAAAAAATGGATCACATTTGCGGAACTGCCTGCTCCCATTCCGGCGGATGTCTCCGCTTCCGTTCCAAAACCCGCGCAAGCAGTTGCTGCCCCTGCTCCGGCAGACCCTGTGCAGCCTCTTCGGAAAGGCTTTACGCACAGACTTGAACGGCTCATTCAATTCAATAGCGAAGTCGGTGCATGGCTGGCCAAAGTTATAACCTTTGGAAAATTCAATCCTGAGAATTCCGCCTCATTTGAGCATGCCCTTATTAAAATGGGGATGCTCCAGGTATACTTTGTATGGTTGTCCACAGTTATTTTGTGCGTGACAATCGGACTAATCGTCAATCCTGCTTTTGCCTGGGTAGGCATCTTCATCGGCATTTTTCTTGGATTTTTCTTCCAGTATATTTGCTATCTGTTCACGGAGACCAATATAAAGCTGTTAACTTCAGTTAAAATTCCGTTGGCCAGCATGCTCTTTCCCCGTCTGATGGCAATCGCCTCTCTCTTTCTGATTATTCCCTGCATTATCGGAATGTTCACGGAGCCCGTATATATACCGCTCTTCCTGGCGGTCGGGTTTACTTGTTATCTGACGGCATGGCTATGCCTGCGTTCCAATCGGTTCTTCACATGCATCTGGAAAAAGGCGGAAGCCCAGCACGAACCCATTGCCTTTTTCCGTTTCTTCATCCGCCTCTTTGGAATTACCGCCCATTTAAGTGCTCCAATTCTTCTTGCGGGGGCCATCCTGACTACCGTTATTTCCAGTATATCTCTTTCTACCGCCACTCAGAACAACGATGCAAGAAATACCTCCCCTGTTGCCACGAGCTATTATAACGGACCGTCTCCTTATGGCGGCATGAGAACAAGAAACTATTCTCCTTCCTACATGGATAGTCTGCCAAATACCGGAAAAACGCCAGAAGCTTTCGGATTAGTCACGATATTATCCATCGTATTCCTTTGTTTTCCTGTGATCACTTATTTTGGGGTATGCGTCCTTTCTCTCATTCCCTATATCCTTGATTCATTCAAAAAAATGCCAAAGAGGAAAGGAAAGGAGCCGGATTACGACGACGATGAATTGCAGGAAAGCAAATCATGTCAAATTAGATAA
- a CDS encoding tetratricopeptide repeat protein, which translates to MEKEKTAQDWVAEADFLLSGEKPTDSDYQQAIQCYEKAAQQHHGHALFQLGRIYLAGTGVEQNTNKAFRYFQEAAQQHHHGAEFAIYRMYHAGLGVARDHQQAFSWLVRAAEEEPLAQLKLAEFYLKGIPPAEQSRNKAIELIKKSLLAEPSPEAAILLGRIYYEGNDASAHREIPKLVQSHADQNIPEAMRLMADMYLNQKHGYPDISPEASLNLAELWLNRLMKQGDADAACQLGIHWRRRAVQTSGPEKQQLLGKAKEALQMAAKAGNPVAIKLLEEEASNNKSGLLDERQFKPLLQSYVAARQNMDMGHLSGFFARELDYQYIKGKKATHDAVMEDIREGWDNWKNRQCTYIAGGRKDNRIELIYRFHYISAQNKVIQGYAKEKWTLDAEGKIMHWREQIFKKSMPSLSPGFK; encoded by the coding sequence GTGGAAAAAGAAAAAACGGCGCAGGACTGGGTTGCGGAAGCAGATTTTCTGCTTTCCGGTGAAAAGCCCACGGACTCCGACTATCAACAGGCCATCCAGTGCTATGAAAAAGCGGCGCAGCAGCATCACGGACATGCCCTTTTCCAGCTGGGGCGCATTTATCTGGCCGGAACGGGAGTGGAACAAAACACCAATAAGGCATTCCGCTACTTTCAAGAAGCGGCGCAACAGCACCATCACGGTGCGGAATTCGCGATCTACCGCATGTACCATGCCGGTTTAGGCGTTGCCAGGGATCACCAGCAGGCCTTTTCCTGGCTTGTCCGGGCTGCGGAGGAAGAACCGCTGGCTCAGCTCAAGCTTGCCGAATTTTATTTGAAGGGAATTCCTCCCGCAGAACAATCCCGGAACAAGGCCATTGAACTTATTAAAAAATCCCTGCTGGCGGAACCCTCCCCGGAAGCCGCCATCCTTCTCGGGCGTATTTATTACGAAGGGAACGATGCCTCCGCCCACCGGGAAATTCCAAAACTGGTCCAATCCCATGCCGATCAGAACATTCCAGAAGCCATGAGACTTATGGCGGATATGTATCTCAACCAAAAACACGGTTATCCGGACATTTCCCCGGAAGCGTCACTCAACCTGGCGGAGCTCTGGCTTAACCGCCTTATGAAGCAAGGGGATGCCGATGCGGCATGTCAGCTCGGAATCCATTGGCGGCGCCGTGCCGTGCAGACCAGCGGGCCTGAAAAACAGCAGCTTCTGGGTAAGGCGAAGGAAGCTTTGCAAATGGCGGCCAAGGCAGGCAATCCCGTCGCCATCAAACTGCTGGAAGAAGAAGCATCAAATAATAAATCCGGACTGCTTGATGAAAGACAGTTCAAACCGCTCCTGCAATCCTATGTGGCCGCCAGACAAAATATGGACATGGGTCATTTAAGCGGCTTTTTTGCACGAGAATTGGATTATCAATATATTAAAGGCAAAAAGGCAACTCATGACGCCGTGATGGAAGATATTCGGGAAGGATGGGACAACTGGAAAAACAGGCAATGCACTTACATAGCCGGCGGCAGAAAAGACAACCGGATTGAACTCATCTACCGTTTCCATTACATCTCCGCACAAAATAAAGTCATTCAAGGATACGCCAAGGAAAAATGGACACTGGATGCCGAAGGAAAAATCATGCACTGGAGAGAACAGATT